A section of the Leptospira kobayashii genome encodes:
- a CDS encoding phosphopantothenoylcysteine decarboxylase, with the protein MSSKEIVIAVSGSIAAYKACELVRNLTKKGFPVRVIMTENATHFVGKITFEALTGKPVRINEFDTGMAHIEIKNIASVFAVVPASANTIGKMANGIADDLVTSTYLAATCPILVAPSMNPGMYLHKAVQRNLSLLEKDGVHIVSPDRGIVVCGDEGYGKLATVESIEEKIIELHSKI; encoded by the coding sequence TTGAGTTCAAAAGAAATTGTAATCGCTGTTTCCGGTTCCATCGCCGCTTATAAGGCATGTGAACTCGTGCGTAATCTCACCAAAAAAGGATTTCCCGTTCGGGTGATCATGACGGAAAATGCGACACATTTTGTGGGAAAGATCACCTTTGAAGCGTTAACTGGTAAACCGGTGAGAATCAACGAGTTCGATACCGGGATGGCTCATATTGAAATTAAAAATATTGCGTCCGTATTTGCAGTGGTTCCCGCTTCCGCAAATACAATCGGCAAAATGGCAAACGGAATCGCTGACGATTTGGTAACTTCCACTTATCTTGCGGCGACTTGCCCGATACTTGTTGCTCCTTCTATGAATCCCGGAATGTATCTTCATAAAGCCGTTCAGAGAAATTTGTCCCTTCTGGAAAAAGACGGCGTTCATATCGTTTCACCTGACAGAGGAATTGTGGTCTGTGGGGACGAGGGTTATGGGAAATTGGCAACCGTTGAATCCATTGAAGAAAAAATCATAGAGCTTCATTCTAAAATATAA
- a CDS encoding hemolysin family protein: protein MELIGIFLIFLLVFINGFFVASEFAMVSLRPSRLEELVKENRSMALLTKKAIGKIDDMLSVCQVGITVASLLLGWIGEEYFARIVGGIFSLFTIPAEPVTIHSISIGVAFTLITLFHVILGELVPKTIAIQNTEAVALGVSGPMWLFYYLFFPVTFVMNRLAGGVLTIFRLQRTGDKYVHSPEELMIIIEEQRKSGRIDNEEMRLIQKTFDFSEHTAKDVMTHRLSIVGISQDSTIDKILPLIAEHSFSRYPIYDGTLDKITGVIHVQKYLKWQADHATSKGKKEKITAIMERDFAVVPESMSIERVMSKLREKKQHMAIVIDEYGGVAGLLTLEDIIEEFFGEIRDETDTDEKDTPAVTKKSKPILIDGETEIDSLTGILEGEEPADMEEVRTIAGYFLEKNEDMPKEGSSVRIKKGILKVKKMEGNKIVSILFTPKGDFADESDSESEKELAGEDR, encoded by the coding sequence TCCTTGCGCCCTTCCCGTTTGGAGGAGTTGGTCAAAGAAAATCGTTCCATGGCGCTTTTGACAAAAAAAGCGATTGGAAAAATCGACGATATGCTTTCCGTTTGCCAAGTGGGTATAACGGTTGCTAGTTTACTTCTCGGTTGGATCGGAGAAGAATATTTTGCAAGGATAGTAGGCGGGATCTTTAGTCTGTTTACCATTCCTGCGGAACCGGTTACGATTCATAGTATCTCCATCGGAGTGGCTTTTACTCTGATCACTCTCTTTCACGTGATTTTGGGAGAGCTTGTTCCCAAAACCATTGCGATTCAAAATACCGAAGCTGTCGCTTTGGGTGTTTCCGGACCAATGTGGTTGTTCTATTATTTGTTTTTTCCAGTAACATTCGTGATGAACCGTCTTGCAGGAGGAGTTCTTACTATTTTTCGCCTCCAGCGAACAGGCGATAAATACGTCCACTCTCCCGAAGAGTTGATGATCATCATTGAAGAGCAAAGGAAAAGCGGGCGAATCGACAATGAAGAGATGCGCCTCATCCAAAAGACTTTCGATTTTTCGGAACATACTGCGAAAGATGTAATGACTCATCGTCTGTCCATTGTAGGTATCTCGCAGGATTCGACGATTGATAAGATTCTTCCTTTGATCGCCGAACATAGTTTTTCCAGATATCCGATTTACGACGGAACGTTGGACAAGATAACTGGTGTTATACATGTTCAAAAATATCTCAAATGGCAGGCCGATCATGCCACAAGCAAAGGCAAAAAAGAAAAGATAACAGCGATTATGGAAAGGGATTTTGCCGTTGTTCCCGAATCCATGTCGATCGAAAGAGTGATGTCCAAACTCCGAGAAAAAAAGCAACATATGGCGATCGTAATCGACGAATACGGCGGAGTTGCCGGACTTTTGACATTGGAAGATATCATTGAAGAATTTTTCGGTGAGATCCGGGATGAAACGGATACTGATGAGAAAGACACTCCCGCAGTTACTAAAAAATCAAAACCGATCCTGATCGACGGAGAAACGGAAATCGACAGCCTCACCGGAATTCTGGAAGGGGAAGAGCCTGCGGATATGGAAGAAGTCAGAACCATCGCAGGATACTTTTTGGAAAAAAACGAAGACATGCCCAAAGAAGGAAGTTCCGTTCGAATCAAAAAAGGAATTCTAAAGGTGAAAAAAATGGAGGGAAACAAAATCGTATCCATTTTATTTACACCTAAGGGAGATTTTGCGGACGAATCGGATTCCGAATCGGAGAAGGAACTGGCAGGCGAGGACAGGTAA